Proteins encoded within one genomic window of Brassica rapa cultivar Chiifu-401-42 chromosome A09, CAAS_Brap_v3.01, whole genome shotgun sequence:
- the LOC103839227 gene encoding stem-specific protein TSJT1 (The RefSeq protein has 3 frameshifts compared to this genomic sequence), with protein sequence MLAVFEKTVANSPDALQSPHSDSPSYALKEGYLASQFVSKNSNSVTLNLGSSGVLAYSLDNTDHLVHRLFAVVDDIFCIFRGHIENLPFLRQQYGLSKVTNEAIMVIEAYRTLRDRGPYPVDKVVRDFHGNFAFILFDGTNKTVFAAADADGTVPFFWGTDAEGHLVLSDDSAIVKKGCSKSYSPFPKGCFFTSSGGLRSFEHPKNQLSQCRGWIAQERCVVPPSRLMLRLRERVPGCLESRAPKTGPVISKPEMFTEFTARAETRLLFG encoded by the exons atgttGGCTGTGTTCGAGAAGACCGTGGCGAACAGCCCCGATGCACTGCAGAGCCCTCACTCCGATTCGCCTTCGTACGCCTTGAAAGAAGGATATCTGGCGAGTCAATTCGTTTCCAAAAACTCGAACTCCGTCACGCTTAACCTCGGATCGTCGGGAGTGCTCGCTTACTCTCTCGATAACACCGATCATCTTGTTCACAG ATTGTTTGCGGTTGTGGATGACATCTTCTGCATATTCCGAGGACACATTGAGAACCTCCCGTTTCTGAGGCAGCAGTATGGGCTGAGCAAAGTCACGAACGAGGCCATCATGGTCATTGAGGCTTACAGGACTCTACGTGACCGTGGCCCTTACCCCGTCGACAAAGTTGTCAGAGATTTCCACGGCAACTTTGCCTTCATCCTCTTTGATGGCACCAACAAGACCGTCTTTGCTGCTGCT GATGCTGATGGTACTGTGCCCTTCTTCTGGGGAACTGATGCTGAAGGTCACCTTGTTCTCTCTGATGACTCAGCCATTGTGAAGAAAGGTTGCTCCAAATCTTACAGTCCTTTCCCTAAAG GTTGCTTCTTTACATCATCGGGAGGATTGAGGAGCTTTGAGCACCCCAAGAACCAGCTGA GCCAGTGCCGAGGGTGGATAGCTCAGGAGAGGTGTGTGGTGCCACCTTCCAGGTTGATGCTGAGGTTAAGAGAGAGGGTACCGGGATGCCTAGAGTCGAGAGCTCCCAAAACTGGGCCGGTCATATCTAAACCGGAAATGTTTACCGAATTTACA GCCCGAGCAGAGACGAGACTTTTGTT CGGTTAA
- the LOC103839227 gene encoding stem-specific protein TSJT1 isoform X1: protein MLAVFEKTVANSPDALQSPHSDSPSYALKEGYLASQFVSKNSNSVTLNLGSSGVLAYSLDNTDHLVHRLFAVVDDIFCIFRGHIENLPFLRQQYGLSKVTNEAIMVIEAYRTLRDRGPYPVDKVVRDFHGNFAFILFDGTNKTVFAAADADGTVPFFWGTDAEGHLVLSDDSAIVKKGCSKSYSPFPKGCFFTSSGGLRSFEHPKNQLKPVPRVDSSGEVCGATFQVDAEVKREGTGMPRVESSQNWAGHI from the exons atgttGGCTGTGTTCGAGAAGACCGTGGCGAACAGCCCCGATGCACTGCAGAGCCCTCACTCCGATTCGCCTTCGTACGCCTTGAAAGAAGGATATCTGGCGAGTCAATTCGTTTCCAAAAACTCGAACTCCGTCACGCTTAACCTCGGATCGTCGGGAGTGCTCGCTTACTCTCTCGATAACACCGATCATCTTGTTCACAG ATTGTTTGCGGTTGTGGATGACATCTTCTGCATATTCCGAGGACACATTGAGAACCTCCCGTTTCTGAGGCAGCAGTATGGGCTGAGCAAAGTCACGAACGAGGCCATCATGGTCATTGAGGCTTACAGGACTCTACGTGACCGTGGCCCTTACCCCGTCGACAAAGTTGTCAGAGATTTCCACGGCAACTTTGCCTTCATCCTCTTTGATGGCACCAACAAGACCGTCTTTGCTGCTGCT GATGCTGATGGTACTGTGCCCTTCTTCTGGGGAACTGATGCTGAAGGTCACCTTGTTCTCTCTGATGACTCAGCCATTGTGAAGAAAGGTTGCTCCAAATCTTACAGTCCTTTCCCTAAAG GTTGCTTCTTTACATCATCGGGAGGATTGAGGAGCTTTGAGCACCCCAAGAACCAGCTGAAGCCAGTGCCGAGGGTGGATAGCTCAGGAGAGGTGTGTGGTGCCACCTTCCAGGTTGATGCTGAGGTTAAGAGAGAGGGTACCGGGATGCCTAGAGTCGAGAGCTCCCAAAACTGGGCCGGTCATATCTAA